In the Helianthus annuus cultivar XRQ/B chromosome 11, HanXRQr2.0-SUNRISE, whole genome shotgun sequence genome, one interval contains:
- the LOC118483883 gene encoding uncharacterized protein LOC118483883, protein MAEPSSPHNVEGENPEQPVVVEEEEEGAAGGGLPALKWTRKSFDRLLLDVQMPPEYGACYPSEGDTGADAPAGYVTMWADFFGDCNLRLPLTVFVVEVLEWYKVHISQVSPFGMIRIRNVEFTFRALGIEPTVGDFRRFYQLTVSLGFFSFRQREGSPKLMTPPKGLTMWKKKFFYIKAAAIVAKMTFRNVTETIIAETIGVPSVKTVEWFPQLQTIESVKLTNTQLWVLRMMLTRRNKRSKPVVREKSGEDAPVWRMFAPDFQGQVEKIVCADGEEEFNVIIRDNFRVPTEAALAVELPRGKGDLGALGDPDAKGVPKRQTVKGVRFRQKKISEVPVVPHLVPQAACISHSSFRRYLDYVIVSDTLEGLGIAAGSQSGAGKRPVEETAAGAGGPKRRRLQSKRTVPTSKKPAVTVGKFCLAGLKCYV, encoded by the exons atggctgaaccatcaagtccacacaatgtggagggtgaaaaccctgaacagccagTAGTggtggaggaagaagaagagggaGCCGCCGGTGGTGGTTTACCGGCGTTAAAGTGGACCAGGAAGAGCTTTGATCGTCTGCTTCTTGATGTCCAAATGCCCCCTGAATATGGGGCTTGCTACCCATCGGAGGGTGACACTGGTGCCGACGCTCCGGCCGGTTACGTGACCATGTGGGCGGACTTTTTTGGTGACTGCAATCTCCGGTTACCTTTGACCGTTTTTGTTGTCgaggttttggagtggtacaaggtccacatttctcaagtgaGTCCCTTTGGTATGATCCGGATTCGAAATGTCGAATtcacctttcgtgctcttggtatagagcctaccgttggagatttccgacggttttatcaactgacggtgtccttggggttcttttctttccgtcagcgagAGGGTAGTCCCaagctgatgactcctcccaaggggtTGACGATGTGGAAAAAGAAGTTCTTCTACATCAAGGCTGCTGCCATTGTTGCAAAGATGACGTTTCGGAacgtgaccgagacgatcatagcaGAGACCATTGGGGTCCCTAGTGTGAAGACGGTGGAGTGGTTTCCGCAGTTGCAGACCATTGAGTCTGTGAAGTTGACCAACAcccagttgtgggtgttgcgcatgATGTTGACAAGGAGGAATAAGAGGTCGaagcccgtggtgcgggagaaaagtggtg AGGACGCTCCcgtatggaggatgtttgccccggatttccaGGGTCAGGTGGAAAAAATTGTTTGTGCGGATGGCGAGGAGGagtttaatgttatcattcgagataacttccgggtgcctactgaagCCGCATTAGCAGTTGAGTTGCCGCGGGGCAAAG gtgatcttggggccttaggggaccctgatgcgaagggtgtgcctaagaggcagacggtgaaaggcgtgcgctttcgccaaaagaaaaTATCGGAGGTCCCTGTTGTGCCTCATTTGGTACCGCAGGCGGCATGTATCTCTCACTCTTCTTTTCGTAGATActtggattatgtgatagtatctgacacccttgagggtttgggtataGCTGCGGGCTCGCAGTCTGGTGCTGGGAAAAGGCCAGTAGAAGAGACGGCTGCTGGTGCCGGTGGACCGAAACGTCGGAGGTTGCAGTCTAAGAGGACTGTACCGACATCGAAGAAACCTGCAGTTACTGTTGGTAAGTTTTGTTTAGCTGGTCTCAAGTGTTATGTATAA
- the LOC118483882 gene encoding uncharacterized protein LOC118483882: protein MSVRFADTGKQQSDVEPQKTGAEARQHDAEPRRSPAGEKGTGSSAGGAGYEGPPIQPGESELEYYYRTYTQGRSTVYHRPPWTVMQGDDISNDPSACKEILGGLGTPFEVERARAAPRELRINQLSTMLIGSSIVANAILEDYKVLGRREEEAARMRADAEKLVEAARAGAEQLEKERAAFEKQKQTAEWAATAQLKQELTNAKAANVALGKEKAAAEAIAVKAQQAKAEALKALEEAKEAGARAAKALEEAAEKESRPSMALEEANAERIRLGKVVASLQAEVQAREVAVTDLTARVSVAEERADAAVEAKDALVSSFDQLKADREWLRTHGIARIVEAIMDAPETAAGLDLVKQRARDAGFKAGYNRCISHMNVMSIGGDIEERSGFRDVDTESLLKAAEVSFYDTSLACVEELDNCLEAADYVDRLRMLYPDAEEEDPAGGAGGDAGTSGTK, encoded by the exons atgagtGTGCGGTTTGCTGATACTGGGAAGCAACAGTCTGATGTCGAACCGCAAAAAACTGGTGCTGAagcgcggcagcatgatgctgagccgcggaggtctcctgctggtgagaagggtaccggttcgtctgccggtggtgcgggttatgaagggcctccaattcagcctggggagtctgaattggagtattactaccgcacctatacccagggtcgaagtactgtttatcaccgacccccctggactgttatgcagggggatgatatttccaacgacCCTTCGGCATGTAAGGAGATTCtaggtggtctgggcacccccttcgaagttgaacgtgcccgtgccgcacctcgtgagctgcgtataaaccagctctcaacaatgTTAATAGGATCTTCCATTGTggctaatgccattttggaagattacaaggtgttgggccgccgcgaggaagaagctgctcgcatgcgggcTGATGCGGAAAAGTTGgtcgaggctgctcgtgcgggtgcggagcagcttgagaaagagagggctgcttttgagaagcagaaacagaccgcggagtgggctgccactgctcagctgaaacag gagttaacgaatgccaaggcagcgaacgttgccttgggcaAGGAAAAAGCTGCAGCTGAGGCCATTGCAGTTAAAGCGCAGCAGGCGAAGGCCGAGGCcctaaaggcgcttgaagaggccaaggaagccggggcgcgtgctgcaaaggcccttgaagaggccgcagagaaggagagccgtcCTTCTatggctcttgaagaggcgaatgcggagcgcattcgtttgggtaaagttgttgccagccttcag gctgaggttcaggcccgggaggtcgcagttacagaccttactgcccgcgtgtctgttGCGGAGGAGCGGGCTGATGCCgctgttgaggccaaggatgccttggtgtcctcttttgaCCAGCTgaaggctgaccgtgagtggttgcggactcacggtatcgcgcgt attgttgaggctatcatggatgcccctgagaccgcagctggcttggacttggtcaagcagcgtgctcgtgatgctggttttaaagctggttacaacCGCTGTATTTCCCATATGAACGTCATGTCTATAGGTGGTGATATCGAAGAGCGATCCGGCTTTCGGGACGTGGATACCGAGTCGCTTCTTAAAGCGGCCGAagtctccttttatgatacgtcccttgCCTGTGTAGAGGAACTGGACAATTGTTTGGAGGCTGCGGACTATGTTGATCGcctgcggatgctttatccggatgcggaagaggaagatcccgctggtggtgccggaggagatgcgggaaccagcggtacaaaatag